In Halapricum desulfuricans, a single window of DNA contains:
- a CDS encoding DUF7117 family protein, with the protein MKIRGERECQSCGARWSYYETGSITCPECGSVRSVGVDERTEHTDNPADLDLASIVDNLDAEPIDRVAERAVEQCREYVRQRGFIRGGELRQLDTEFVMAVELQYIASEIARSMRVTEDEQQYFLSLVRGLTDGDRPDPEAVPDSLAAARGLAIAAIIDAYRRDLTRHLSEHPDSETRTTMGRFVDHRKRIEALDGSIPPENAEAILDGLIALSKYATGDQSALETARDRLDGLD; encoded by the coding sequence ATGAAGATCCGCGGCGAGCGCGAGTGCCAGTCCTGTGGCGCGCGGTGGTCGTACTACGAGACGGGGTCGATCACGTGTCCGGAGTGTGGGAGCGTGCGGAGCGTCGGCGTCGACGAACGTACCGAACACACCGACAACCCCGCGGACCTCGACCTCGCTTCGATCGTGGACAACCTCGACGCCGAACCGATCGACCGCGTCGCCGAGCGCGCCGTCGAGCAGTGTCGCGAATACGTCAGACAGCGGGGATTCATCCGCGGTGGCGAATTACGCCAACTCGACACGGAGTTCGTTATGGCTGTCGAACTCCAGTATATCGCGAGCGAGATCGCCCGCTCGATGCGTGTCACCGAGGACGAACAGCAGTATTTCCTCTCGCTTGTTCGGGGTCTCACCGACGGGGACCGACCCGATCCCGAGGCAGTCCCCGACTCGCTCGCCGCCGCGCGGGGACTCGCGATCGCCGCGATCATCGACGCCTATCGTCGGGATCTGACGCGACATCTCTCCGAACACCCGGACAGTGAGACGCGCACGACGATGGGTCGGTTCGTCGACCACCGCAAGCGGATCGAGGCCCTGGACGGATCGATCCCACCGGAAAACGCCGAGGCGATTCTGGACGGACTGATCGCGCTCAGCAAGTACGCCACGGGCGATCAGTCGGCGCTCGAAACCGCGCGCGATCGCCTCGACGGTCTCGACTGA
- a CDS encoding bifunctional methylenetetrahydrofolate dehydrogenase/methenyltetrahydrofolate cyclohydrolase: MTHVIDGNAVAQRIRDELRDSIETLEAEGTTPTLATVLMSDDPASETYVSMKQDDCEEVGIEAIDVEIDPDAPAEELFETVDDLNADDDVDGILVQMPVPDHVDKRAVLRAIDPMKDVDGFHPENVGRLVAGDARYKPCTPHGIQKLLEAADVDTEGKDAVVVGRSDIVGKPMANLFIQKAPGGNATTTVCHSRTEDLAAKTRAADIVVAAAGVPEMIDGSMLSEGAVVIDVGINRVDADTEKGYELVGDVDFESAKEKASAITPVPGGVGPMTRAMLLYNTVKAAGSRADVEIELP; this comes from the coding sequence ATGACACACGTCATCGACGGTAACGCCGTCGCCCAGCGGATCCGGGACGAGTTGCGCGATTCGATAGAAACGCTCGAAGCCGAGGGGACGACGCCGACCCTTGCGACGGTCCTAATGAGCGACGATCCGGCCAGCGAGACCTACGTCTCGATGAAACAGGACGACTGCGAGGAAGTCGGCATCGAGGCGATCGACGTCGAGATCGACCCCGACGCGCCCGCCGAGGAACTGTTCGAGACGGTCGATGATTTGAACGCCGACGACGATGTCGATGGCATCCTCGTCCAGATGCCCGTCCCCGATCACGTCGACAAGCGTGCGGTCCTGCGCGCGATCGATCCGATGAAGGACGTCGACGGGTTCCATCCCGAAAACGTCGGCCGACTCGTCGCGGGCGACGCCCGATACAAGCCCTGCACGCCACACGGGATCCAGAAACTGCTTGAGGCCGCTGACGTGGACACCGAAGGGAAAGACGCGGTCGTCGTTGGTCGATCGGACATCGTCGGCAAGCCGATGGCGAACCTGTTCATCCAGAAAGCGCCCGGTGGGAACGCGACGACGACAGTCTGTCACTCCCGAACCGAGGACCTCGCGGCCAAGACCAGAGCGGCCGATATCGTCGTCGCGGCGGCCGGCGTCCCCGAGATGATCGACGGGTCGATGCTCTCGGAAGGGGCCGTCGTCATCGACGTGGGGATCAACCGCGTGGACGCCGATACTGAGAAAGGCTACGAGCTGGTCGGCGACGTCGACTTCGAGAGCGCGAAGGAGAAAGCCAGCGCGATCACGCCGGTCCCGGGCGGCGTCGGGCCGATGACCCGCGCGATGCTGCTGTACAACACGGTCAAGGCAGCCGGCAGCCGGGCCGACGTAGAGATCGAACTGCCCTGA
- a CDS encoding sugar kinase, giving the protein MVELVTVGDTSLRLSPRSNERLETATDVRMHATGTESNVAVAASRFGTDVVWLSKLSDTPLGRRVVSELHEHGIETRVGWSEAGRQGLSFYEPPRDPRDRVRIDDREGAAAATMTPGDLDMELIRSASSVFVGGSTFALSETAVETGEAVLRAGSGGEAASALDLDYRPELWSSGDARDTLTDVFDAVDILFASEDDVRDVLDRSGQARELAPSVAAEWDFRMVVLTRSEHGALVYHDGVIHDRDAIETDTVDETGQHDAFVGAFLAALLDGEEPDEALSNAVATASLARTIPGPLATVDAEEVERLSETFDQRGF; this is encoded by the coding sequence ATGGTCGAACTGGTGACTGTTGGGGACACGTCGCTTCGGCTATCTCCGAGGAGTAACGAGCGACTCGAAACGGCCACGGACGTCAGGATGCACGCGACCGGGACGGAGAGCAACGTGGCCGTCGCAGCCAGTCGGTTCGGGACCGACGTGGTCTGGCTGTCGAAGCTCTCGGACACGCCGCTCGGGCGGCGCGTCGTCTCGGAACTCCACGAACACGGGATCGAGACGCGCGTCGGCTGGAGCGAGGCGGGGCGACAGGGACTGTCCTTCTACGAACCGCCGCGTGATCCCCGCGATCGTGTCCGGATCGACGATCGGGAGGGTGCGGCGGCCGCGACGATGACGCCAGGGGACCTCGACATGGAGTTGATCCGGTCCGCCTCGAGCGTCTTCGTCGGCGGCAGTACGTTCGCGCTCTCGGAGACGGCGGTCGAAACCGGCGAAGCCGTGTTGCGGGCCGGTAGCGGCGGAGAGGCCGCGTCCGCGCTCGACCTCGACTACCGGCCGGAACTGTGGTCGAGCGGAGACGCCAGGGACACGCTGACCGACGTTTTCGACGCGGTCGATATCCTGTTCGCGTCCGAAGACGACGTGCGGGACGTCCTCGATCGGAGCGGGCAGGCGAGAGAGCTCGCCCCGTCCGTGGCCGCCGAGTGGGACTTTCGGATGGTCGTGCTCACCCGCAGCGAACACGGGGCGCTCGTCTATCACGACGGCGTCATTCACGACCGTGACGCGATCGAGACCGATACCGTCGACGAGACCGGACAGCACGACGCGTTCGTCGGTGCCTTCCTCGCGGCGCTGCTGGACGGCGAGGAACCGGACGAGGCGCTCTCGAACGCCGTCGCGACGGCGTCGCTCGCCCGGACGATTCCCGGCCCGCTCGCGACGGTCGACGCCGAGGAGGTCGAGCGGCTCTCGGAGACGTTCGACCAGCGCGGCTTCTGA
- a CDS encoding DUF47 domain-containing protein: protein MTAGSSFSQQLESHTDAYLESFKAGIDLLPELLDQYAAGDDYSETITAIENLESECDDRNLTIVALITNADPIDMGKLNTRINYNQSALVEFYRTVDVVVNVTERIAHELDMMRPPHDNACFEGLQEMAAEVADTTAVLEEVIERFVHDLGTYEASDSLTEEIQEIRNMESRCDELRNEVIATAFEDETIDQPLMYREFAILFDELANQMEDITEEIIVVASNAPGIVAEEGPDV from the coding sequence ATGACCGCGGGCAGCAGCTTCAGCCAGCAACTCGAATCGCATACCGACGCGTACCTCGAGAGTTTCAAGGCGGGCATCGATCTCCTGCCGGAACTACTCGATCAGTACGCCGCCGGCGACGATTACAGCGAGACCATCACGGCGATCGAAAATCTCGAAAGCGAGTGTGACGACCGCAATCTGACGATCGTCGCGCTGATCACCAACGCCGATCCCATCGACATGGGGAAACTCAACACGCGGATCAACTACAACCAGTCGGCGCTGGTCGAGTTCTACCGGACCGTCGACGTCGTCGTGAACGTCACCGAACGGATCGCTCACGAGCTCGATATGATGCGACCGCCCCACGACAACGCGTGTTTCGAAGGGCTGCAGGAGATGGCCGCGGAAGTCGCGGACACGACCGCCGTACTCGAGGAGGTCATCGAGCGGTTCGTCCACGACCTCGGCACCTACGAGGCCTCGGACTCGCTGACCGAGGAGATACAGGAGATCCGGAACATGGAGAGCCGATGTGACGAGCTCCGCAACGAGGTGATCGCCACCGCGTTCGAAGACGAGACGATCGACCAGCCGCTGATGTACCGGGAGTTCGCGATCCTGTTCGACGAGTTGGCCAACCAGATGGAAGACATCACCGAGGAGATCATCGTCGTCGCGAGCAACGCGCCCGGAATCGTCGCAGAGGAAGGGCCCGACGTATGA